One part of the Streptomyces lienomycini genome encodes these proteins:
- a CDS encoding DUF2510 domain-containing protein, with protein sequence MTQATPPGWYPDPGQQNDGPATERWWDGTVWTDQVRPAGPAAAWAPPSPPSAPPEDRARDQPQGPDDAPGPYPAHPGYPVHPGYPGIPVQPPSARRRRLRAGIAVAAVVAMLTGIGVGVYVLAGDGSGDDSAGSSRQDRRGPGGENDPFGDSGGGGGDERSPAPDGSEPPTIDSGSVPDPVSGISLPVPDGWSGQQLQIGASVTSDDSYKCPGDTSKTCTKGGAYSAPAIVLGTKGGTAEEVAKADIAANAEESYGGASYGEITSHDELASKAVTVAGQKGYLVRWKAVTAKGSDGFVESLAFPSPADPERIVVVRFGVDVEEQQKVIDEITEGIEVSSAGGGNGQDV encoded by the coding sequence ATGACGCAGGCGACTCCTCCCGGGTGGTACCCGGACCCCGGACAGCAGAATGACGGTCCCGCCACCGAGCGATGGTGGGACGGCACGGTGTGGACCGACCAGGTCCGCCCCGCGGGTCCGGCCGCGGCGTGGGCTCCTCCCTCGCCTCCTTCCGCCCCGCCCGAGGACCGGGCGCGGGACCAACCGCAGGGCCCGGACGACGCGCCCGGGCCGTATCCGGCGCATCCGGGGTATCCGGTGCACCCCGGGTATCCGGGGATTCCCGTGCAGCCGCCGTCCGCGCGGCGGCGCCGGCTGCGGGCGGGCATAGCCGTCGCGGCGGTCGTGGCCATGCTGACCGGCATCGGGGTCGGGGTGTACGTGCTGGCCGGTGACGGCTCGGGCGACGACAGCGCGGGAAGCTCGCGGCAGGACCGGCGCGGCCCCGGCGGCGAGAACGACCCCTTCGGCGATTCGGGCGGTGGCGGTGGTGACGAGCGGTCGCCTGCGCCGGACGGGTCGGAGCCGCCCACGATCGACAGCGGGTCGGTACCGGACCCGGTCAGCGGGATCAGCCTCCCCGTCCCGGACGGCTGGTCCGGGCAGCAGTTGCAGATCGGCGCGTCGGTGACGTCGGACGACAGCTACAAGTGCCCCGGCGACACCTCGAAGACCTGCACCAAGGGCGGCGCCTACTCGGCTCCGGCGATCGTGCTCGGCACCAAGGGCGGCACCGCCGAGGAGGTCGCGAAGGCCGACATCGCGGCGAACGCCGAGGAGTCCTACGGCGGCGCGTCCTACGGCGAGATCACCTCGCACGACGAGCTGGCCTCCAAGGCGGTCACGGTCGCCGGGCAGAAGGGCTACCTGGTCCGCTGGAAGGCGGTCACCGCGAAGGGTTCCGACGGCTTCGTCGAGTCGCTGGCCTTCCCCTCGCCCGCCGATCCCGAGCGCATCGTCGTCGTCCGCTTCGGTGTCGACGTGGAGGAGCAGCAGAAGGTCATCGACGAGATCACCGAGGGCATCGAGGTGTCCTCCGCCGGCGGCGGCAACGGGCAGGACGTCTGA
- a CDS encoding phosphatase PAP2 family protein → MKARSEPAEAGPDAPARPPLVRELLLVAGLFLIYKFGRQLATGHTAEAFRNAHHVWDWERALRLPDEGAVQSLLLHGDTLIHVANTYYAAVHFPATLAFLVWLYLRRPAHYVWARRALAAVTGAALALHLLFPLAPPRMLGATGLIDTARLFGPSVYGPPRTDELSNQFAAMPSLHFGWALMLAIGLIVATRSRWRWLWSLHPLVTLLVIVGTANHYWLDVIVAAALLGLALTVLRLPHRPRCALPHRRAQSRRRSSAERPELVGAGR, encoded by the coding sequence ATGAAAGCCCGCAGCGAGCCTGCAGAAGCGGGACCGGACGCGCCCGCGCGTCCACCGCTCGTCCGTGAGCTCCTGCTCGTGGCAGGACTCTTCCTCATCTACAAGTTCGGCCGGCAACTGGCCACGGGTCACACCGCCGAGGCCTTCCGCAACGCCCACCACGTCTGGGACTGGGAACGCGCGCTGCGGCTGCCCGACGAGGGTGCGGTGCAGTCGCTGCTCCTGCACGGCGACACGCTGATCCACGTGGCGAACACCTACTACGCCGCCGTTCACTTCCCCGCCACCCTGGCCTTCCTCGTCTGGCTCTACCTGCGGCGGCCGGCGCACTACGTCTGGGCCCGCCGGGCGCTGGCCGCGGTGACCGGCGCCGCGCTGGCGCTGCACCTCCTCTTCCCGCTCGCCCCGCCCCGGATGCTCGGCGCCACCGGCCTGATCGACACGGCCCGGCTCTTCGGCCCCTCGGTGTACGGCCCACCGCGCACGGACGAGTTGTCGAACCAGTTCGCCGCGATGCCCTCGCTGCACTTCGGCTGGGCCCTGATGCTGGCGATCGGTCTGATCGTCGCGACGCGCTCGCGGTGGCGGTGGCTGTGGTCGCTGCACCCGCTGGTGACGCTGCTGGTCATCGTGGGCACCGCGAACCACTACTGGCTCGACGTGATCGTGGCGGCGGCCCTGCTCGGCCTCGCGCTCACGGTCCTCCGCCTGCCGCACCGGCCGCGGTGCGCCCTGCCGCACCGCAGGGCGCAGTCGCGTCGCCGTTCGTCGGCGGAGCGGCCCGAGCTGGTCGGGGCGGGCCGATGA
- a CDS encoding ATP-binding protein, translated as MTEVRRTGAASASLWERDEEVATITRAVDVLCADRSSPGTLLEARGEAGVGKTTLLAETRRIAEARGCTVWSARGGETLRSVPFNVVRQLLQPALVSMLPEEAREYLGDWYDIAGPALGIVDPGERQADPQGVCDGLVAAVRRLARREWPLVLLIDDAHWADHETLRWLAALAERLDETSVLVVIARRPGDVSGDSARHLDAAAAVGRPLAPLNALTPDATAGLTRATLGGHADAAFCREVWAVTGGNPYETVELLAKVQDSEMQPIEAEAAELRDLNRSARGGGLVARLEQLGVDSTRFAWAAAILGGGITVDMVAALATLDRADAARCAELLCNARILSVPDPAAGRQGAGDDLEFVHPLIATAVYNSIPDALRTAMHGIAAQLVTDSGLGAAAASRHLLEVYPDDDQEVVEQLREAARELLAVGAPDAARRCLERALQEPPLPDAHARVLFELGCATLLTAPATTIGHLRTALAMPGLGGEQRVDAVFRLSQALLHNDQLEEAVRTVEAEAARTPDPSARLRLQAAQYMWEGIHAGETSSPRRSARLAELAATCTGRDNAERALLILRGFDAMTHGESAEEVVELCDRALVNGRLAPGLGWTDTEWGLELPMMLASSYAYADRLDRAEALFTEALRAYETAGWSGGHLSLAHAYVGLGHRRRGRLREAEQSLRESLRIAERVGRGLPLYWSAICNLIDTLLARGHVEEARTLADQYGFAPPYPSTIVLPDPRSVRGRLLLATGRTKEGVNELEAAEKAAAARGRHNPVVVPWATELARALAAEDPGRAARLASDARRQAERFGTDTAIGEALRCAAALETGQRAVRLAAQAVTYLEASPCQYEHAAARVEYGIAARSAAELNRGLALADSCGADGLVARAREALAVGRTG; from the coding sequence ATGACGGAGGTACGGCGGACGGGCGCCGCCTCGGCCTCCCTCTGGGAGCGCGACGAGGAAGTCGCCACCATCACGCGGGCGGTGGACGTCCTGTGCGCGGACCGCTCGTCCCCCGGCACCCTGCTGGAGGCCCGCGGCGAGGCCGGGGTGGGCAAGACCACCCTGCTCGCCGAGACCCGCCGCATCGCCGAGGCCCGCGGCTGCACCGTCTGGTCGGCACGCGGCGGCGAGACCCTCAGGTCCGTCCCCTTCAACGTCGTACGCCAACTGCTCCAGCCCGCGCTGGTGTCCATGCTGCCGGAGGAGGCCCGCGAGTACCTCGGCGACTGGTACGACATCGCCGGACCCGCCCTCGGCATAGTGGACCCCGGTGAGCGGCAGGCCGACCCGCAGGGCGTGTGCGACGGCCTGGTCGCCGCCGTACGCCGGCTCGCCCGCCGGGAGTGGCCGCTGGTGCTGCTGATCGACGACGCCCACTGGGCCGACCACGAGACCCTGCGCTGGCTCGCCGCGCTCGCCGAACGCCTCGACGAGACCTCCGTCCTGGTGGTGATCGCCCGCCGCCCCGGCGACGTCAGCGGCGACAGCGCCCGCCACCTGGACGCGGCCGCCGCCGTGGGCCGGCCCCTCGCCCCGCTGAACGCCCTCACCCCCGACGCGACCGCCGGGCTCACCCGCGCCACCCTCGGCGGCCACGCCGACGCCGCCTTCTGCCGCGAGGTGTGGGCCGTCACCGGCGGCAACCCCTACGAGACCGTCGAACTCCTCGCCAAGGTCCAGGACAGCGAAATGCAACCGATCGAGGCGGAGGCCGCCGAACTGCGCGACCTGAACCGCTCCGCCCGCGGCGGCGGACTCGTCGCCCGCCTGGAGCAACTCGGCGTCGACTCCACCCGCTTCGCCTGGGCCGCCGCCATCCTCGGCGGCGGCATCACCGTCGACATGGTGGCCGCGCTCGCCACCCTCGACCGCGCCGACGCCGCCCGCTGCGCCGAACTGCTGTGCAACGCCCGGATCCTGTCCGTGCCCGACCCCGCCGCCGGCCGCCAGGGCGCGGGCGACGACCTGGAGTTCGTCCACCCGCTGATCGCCACCGCCGTCTACAACTCCATCCCCGACGCGCTGCGCACGGCCATGCACGGCATAGCGGCCCAGCTGGTCACCGACTCCGGACTCGGCGCCGCGGCCGCCTCCCGCCACCTGCTCGAGGTGTATCCCGACGACGACCAGGAAGTCGTGGAGCAACTGCGCGAGGCCGCCCGCGAGCTGCTCGCCGTCGGCGCCCCCGACGCCGCCCGCCGCTGCCTCGAACGCGCGCTCCAGGAACCGCCGTTGCCCGACGCCCACGCCCGCGTGCTGTTCGAGCTGGGCTGCGCCACCCTCCTCACCGCGCCCGCCACGACCATCGGCCACCTGCGCACCGCGCTCGCCATGCCCGGCCTGGGCGGCGAGCAGCGCGTCGACGCCGTCTTCCGGCTCTCCCAGGCCCTGCTCCACAACGACCAGCTGGAGGAGGCCGTCCGCACCGTCGAGGCGGAGGCCGCCCGCACCCCCGACCCGTCCGCGCGGCTGCGACTCCAGGCCGCCCAGTACATGTGGGAGGGCATCCACGCCGGAGAGACCTCCTCGCCCCGCCGCTCCGCGCGCCTCGCCGAACTCGCCGCCACCTGCACCGGCCGCGACAACGCCGAGCGCGCGCTGCTCATCCTGCGCGGCTTCGACGCCATGACCCACGGCGAGAGCGCCGAGGAGGTCGTCGAACTGTGCGACCGCGCCCTCGTCAACGGCCGCCTCGCACCCGGACTCGGCTGGACCGACACCGAGTGGGGCCTGGAACTGCCGATGATGCTGGCCAGTTCCTACGCCTACGCCGACCGGCTGGACCGCGCCGAGGCCCTGTTCACCGAGGCTCTGCGCGCCTACGAGACCGCCGGCTGGAGCGGCGGCCACCTCTCCCTCGCGCACGCCTACGTCGGCCTCGGCCACCGCAGAAGGGGACGCCTCAGGGAGGCCGAGCAGTCCCTGCGCGAGTCACTGCGCATCGCCGAACGCGTCGGCCGCGGCCTGCCCCTGTACTGGTCGGCGATCTGCAACCTGATCGACACCCTGCTCGCCCGCGGCCACGTCGAGGAGGCCCGGACCCTCGCCGACCAGTACGGTTTCGCACCGCCCTACCCGTCGACGATCGTGCTGCCCGACCCCCGCTCGGTGCGTGGGCGGCTGCTGCTCGCCACCGGCCGCACCAAGGAGGGCGTCAACGAACTGGAGGCGGCCGAGAAGGCGGCGGCCGCGCGGGGCCGGCACAACCCGGTGGTGGTGCCCTGGGCCACCGAACTGGCCCGGGCGCTGGCCGCCGAGGACCCCGGCCGCGCCGCCCGGCTGGCCTCCGACGCCCGCCGCCAGGCCGAGCGCTTCGGCACCGACACGGCGATAGGAGAAGCCCTGCGCTGCGCCGCCGCACTGGAGACCGGCCAGCGCGCGGTCCGGCTCGCCGCGCAGGCCGTCACCTACCTGGAGGCCTCGCCCTGCCAGTACGAGCACGCCGCCGCGCGTGTGGAGTACGGCATCGCGGCCCGCTCCGCCGCCGAGCTGAACCGGGGCCTGGCACTGGCCGACTCCTGCGGCGCCGACGGACTGGTGGCCCGGGCCCGCGAGGCCCTGGCGGTGGGCCGCACGGGCTGA
- the pcaG gene encoding protocatechuate 3,4-dioxygenase subunit alpha, whose translation MTKTDTSGPEQVPPTPSHTVGPFYGYALPFRGGEDIAPAGHPDTVTVHGYVYDGEGNPLPDALLELWGPDTEGNVPTADGSMRRDPASGGFLGRNGVEFTGFGRLQTDANGHWYARTLRPGSRGRSAPYVSVCVFARGLLVHLFTRIYLPGDEATLAADPLLARVPDGRRDTLVAADEGHGTYRFDIRLQGEGETVFLEFQ comes from the coding sequence ATGACGAAGACCGACACCAGCGGCCCGGAGCAGGTGCCGCCCACCCCGTCGCACACGGTCGGCCCCTTCTACGGGTACGCGCTGCCCTTCCGCGGCGGCGAGGACATCGCGCCCGCCGGGCACCCGGACACGGTCACCGTGCACGGGTACGTGTACGACGGCGAGGGCAACCCGCTGCCGGACGCCCTCCTGGAGCTGTGGGGGCCGGACACCGAGGGCAACGTGCCCACGGCCGACGGCTCGATGCGGCGCGACCCGGCCTCGGGGGGCTTCCTCGGGCGCAACGGCGTGGAGTTCACCGGTTTCGGGCGCCTCCAGACCGACGCGAACGGCCACTGGTACGCGCGGACGCTGCGGCCGGGGTCGCGCGGGCGGAGCGCCCCGTACGTCAGCGTGTGCGTGTTCGCGCGCGGACTGCTCGTGCACCTGTTCACCCGGATCTACCTGCCGGGCGACGAGGCGACGCTGGCCGCCGACCCGCTGCTGGCCCGGGTGCCGGACGGGCGCCGCGACACGCTGGTCGCGGCGGACGAGGGCCACGGGACGTACCGTTTCGACATCCGCCTTCAGGGCGAGGGCGAGACGGTCTTCCTGGAGTTCCAGTGA
- the pcaB gene encoding 3-carboxy-cis,cis-muconate cycloisomerase has protein sequence MLAPGWAGSPVASATGDRAYLRALLDAEAALTRAQAALGLAPAEAADAVGAAVADPAVFDTRSLAERARGGGNPVIPLVADLTKAVGEPYGPYVHRGATSQDIMDTASMLVAARALDLLLPDLARTQRALARLAAEHRDTPMPGRTLTQHAVPTTFGLKAAGWRLLVLDARDRIDAVRAALPAQLGGAAGTLAAFGAYGATDPVELPAAYARELGLAAPLLPWHTLRTPVADLAGALAFAAGALGKIAADVLTLSRTEIGEVAEGGGGGSSAMPHKANPVRSTLIAAAARRAPLLAATLYGSLIAEDERPAGAWHAEWEPLRDLLRLTGGAARDAAELTEGLRVRPDVMRAHLGLTHGLIVSERLSAELAPVLGRARAKELLTELAARTYAEERSLGELLADVPELRGTDLASLTDPARCTGAAAALTDRALERR, from the coding sequence CTGCTCGCCCCCGGGTGGGCGGGCTCGCCGGTCGCGTCGGCGACCGGCGACCGGGCGTATCTGCGGGCCCTGCTCGACGCGGAGGCGGCGTTGACCCGCGCCCAGGCCGCGCTGGGGCTCGCCCCGGCCGAGGCGGCGGACGCGGTGGGCGCGGCCGTCGCCGACCCGGCCGTCTTCGACACGCGCTCCCTCGCGGAGCGTGCCCGGGGCGGCGGGAACCCGGTCATCCCCCTGGTGGCCGACCTGACGAAGGCGGTGGGTGAGCCGTACGGGCCGTATGTGCACCGGGGCGCGACCAGCCAGGACATCATGGACACGGCGTCGATGCTGGTCGCCGCCCGCGCCCTGGACCTGCTGCTGCCCGACCTCGCGCGTACCCAGCGGGCGCTGGCCCGGCTCGCCGCCGAGCACCGGGACACGCCGATGCCGGGCCGGACCCTCACCCAGCACGCCGTGCCGACGACGTTCGGACTGAAGGCGGCCGGCTGGCGCCTGCTGGTGCTGGACGCGCGCGACCGGATCGACGCGGTGCGTGCCGCGCTTCCCGCCCAGCTCGGCGGCGCGGCGGGCACGCTGGCGGCCTTCGGCGCGTACGGCGCCACCGACCCGGTCGAGCTCCCGGCGGCGTACGCCCGTGAACTGGGCCTGGCGGCACCGCTGCTGCCCTGGCACACCCTGCGCACCCCCGTCGCCGACCTGGCCGGCGCGCTCGCCTTCGCCGCTGGGGCGCTCGGGAAGATCGCCGCGGATGTGCTGACGCTCTCCCGCACCGAGATCGGCGAGGTCGCCGAGGGCGGTGGCGGCGGTTCGTCGGCGATGCCGCACAAGGCCAACCCGGTGCGGTCCACGCTGATCGCGGCGGCAGCCCGGCGTGCTCCGCTGCTCGCGGCCACGCTGTACGGCTCGCTGATCGCCGAGGACGAGCGGCCGGCCGGGGCCTGGCACGCCGAGTGGGAGCCGCTGCGGGACCTGCTGCGCCTGACCGGCGGCGCCGCCCGTGACGCCGCCGAGCTGACCGAGGGGCTGCGGGTACGTCCGGACGTGATGCGCGCGCACCTCGGTCTCACGCACGGGCTGATCGTGTCGGAGCGGCTCTCGGCCGAACTGGCCCCGGTGCTCGGGCGGGCCCGCGCCAAGGAGCTGCTCACCGAACTGGCGGCCCGTACGTACGCCGAGGAACGAAGCCTTGGCGAACTGCTAGCCGATGTGCCCGAGTTGCGGGGCACAGATCTGGCCTCCCTTACCGACCCGGCCCGCTGCACGGGTGCCGCTGCCGCCCTCACCGACCGTGCTCTGGAGCGACGTTGA
- a CDS encoding DMT family protein: protein MSAALIAVLLSLVSACAYAAAAVAQERLAARASAAGALRMLASSAWWWAVALNASAALLHVVALKYGPLTVVQPLGALTLVTAVPLGARLAGRRVSAVEWRGTGLTLLGLGALLLTASGPAPDDVLSVPEALTVSGATAALIGMLSWPGARPGLRHATASGIASGVASALTQTVTVAVTDRSGPLLSVQVIGVAVLVAAFAAGGLLLSQTAYRGGLGAPLAVVTLANPVAAAVIGLSLLGERLRGGAGGVLLALTGAGLAAWGVLQLSRATPAVPERAGPVTAVPTPEPQPAPDPQPDPEGPRQVGPVLVPRQPGPGHLTRL from the coding sequence ATGAGCGCCGCCCTGATCGCCGTGCTGCTGTCCCTCGTCTCCGCCTGCGCCTACGCGGCAGCGGCCGTCGCCCAGGAACGGCTGGCCGCGCGCGCCTCCGCCGCCGGTGCGCTGCGGATGCTGGCGTCCAGCGCCTGGTGGTGGGCGGTCGCGCTCAACGCCTCGGCCGCGCTGCTGCACGTCGTGGCGCTCAAGTACGGTCCCCTCACCGTGGTCCAGCCGCTCGGTGCGCTCACCCTGGTCACGGCGGTGCCCCTGGGGGCGCGGCTGGCGGGCCGGCGGGTGAGCGCGGTCGAGTGGCGGGGCACCGGGCTGACGCTGCTGGGTCTCGGCGCGCTGCTGCTCACCGCGTCCGGGCCCGCGCCCGACGACGTGCTGAGCGTGCCCGAGGCGCTGACGGTGTCCGGCGCGACGGCGGCGCTGATCGGCATGCTGTCGTGGCCCGGCGCCCGCCCGGGACTGCGGCACGCGACGGCGTCCGGCATCGCCTCCGGTGTCGCCTCGGCGCTCACCCAGACCGTCACGGTCGCCGTCACCGATCGTTCGGGCCCCCTGCTGAGCGTCCAGGTGATCGGCGTGGCCGTGCTGGTGGCCGCGTTCGCGGCGGGCGGGCTGCTGCTGTCCCAGACCGCGTACCGGGGTGGTCTGGGCGCCCCGCTGGCGGTGGTGACCCTGGCCAATCCGGTGGCCGCCGCGGTGATCGGCCTGTCCCTGCTCGGGGAGCGCCTCAGGGGCGGCGCGGGCGGCGTGCTGCTCGCACTGACCGGCGCGGGGCTGGCCGCCTGGGGCGTACTCCAGCTGAGCCGCGCGACCCCGGCGGTTCCCGAACGCGCCGGTCCGGTGACCGCCGTACCGACCCCGGAGCCACAGCCGGCGCCTGATCCGCAGCCGGATCCGGAGGGACCGAGGCAGGTGGGTCCCGTGCTGGTGCCCCGGCAACCGGGGCCCGGGCACCTCACGCGACTCTGA
- a CDS encoding MFS transporter has product MVAIMTGMRTDAPPARRPVRQLLAASVGNAVEWYDWYAYTFLATYIADQVFPESADNSLVPLLSTFAVFAVGFFMRPVGGLLMGAIADRRGRRSALTVTILLMGGSSLLVGLTPTYTAAGVLAPVVLVVARLLQGLSVGGEFAASTTFLVESAGPGRRGLFSSFQYVSTTAGQLVASGIATLLVDTLSEDRMNGWGWRIPFVFGAVLSLVGFWIRQGARETRSTEQQRAPRPALFEALRRHPRESLLICGITAGGTIAYYTWTSYLPTYAELNAGVAKSDALLAGTISLAFFGLLQPLGGMLSDRFGRRPLLLFFGVGFALLSVPMLHSLRDSFAVLLLVQCAGMVLLTGFTSISAAVNAEIFPPRVRAAGIGFPYSLTVALFGGTAPYVGTLFKDLGHSGLFPWYVAVLCLLSSLVYLRLPETAHKELER; this is encoded by the coding sequence ATGGTCGCGATCATGACAGGCATGCGCACGGACGCGCCCCCCGCCCGACGGCCCGTACGCCAGCTTCTCGCCGCCTCGGTGGGCAACGCCGTGGAGTGGTACGACTGGTACGCCTACACCTTCCTGGCCACCTACATCGCGGACCAGGTCTTCCCCGAGAGCGCGGACAACTCGCTGGTGCCCCTGCTGTCGACGTTCGCCGTGTTCGCGGTGGGCTTCTTCATGCGGCCCGTCGGCGGACTACTGATGGGCGCGATCGCGGACCGGCGGGGGCGGCGCTCCGCGCTGACCGTCACCATCCTGCTGATGGGCGGCAGCAGCCTGCTGGTCGGGCTGACGCCGACGTACACGGCGGCCGGTGTACTGGCCCCGGTGGTGCTGGTGGTCGCGCGGCTACTCCAGGGGCTGTCGGTGGGCGGCGAGTTCGCGGCCTCGACGACCTTCCTCGTGGAGTCGGCGGGACCGGGCCGGCGCGGCCTGTTCTCCAGTTTCCAGTACGTCTCGACCACGGCGGGGCAACTGGTGGCGTCCGGGATCGCCACGCTGCTGGTGGACACGCTGAGCGAGGACCGGATGAACGGCTGGGGGTGGCGGATCCCCTTCGTGTTCGGCGCCGTCCTCAGCCTGGTCGGCTTCTGGATCCGGCAGGGCGCGCGGGAGACCCGCAGCACCGAGCAGCAACGGGCGCCGCGTCCGGCCCTGTTCGAGGCGCTGCGCCGCCATCCGCGCGAGTCCCTGCTGATCTGCGGCATCACGGCGGGCGGCACCATCGCCTACTACACCTGGACGTCGTACCTGCCGACGTACGCCGAACTCAACGCGGGCGTCGCCAAGTCGGACGCGCTGCTCGCGGGGACGATCTCGCTGGCCTTCTTCGGGCTGCTCCAGCCGCTCGGCGGCATGCTCTCCGACCGGTTCGGGCGCCGCCCCCTGCTGCTCTTCTTCGGCGTGGGGTTCGCGCTGCTGAGCGTGCCGATGCTGCACTCCCTGCGCGACTCCTTCGCCGTCCTGCTGCTCGTGCAGTGCGCCGGGATGGTCCTGCTGACCGGCTTCACCTCCATCAGCGCCGCCGTCAACGCCGAAATCTTCCCGCCCCGGGTGCGGGCGGCCGGGATCGGCTTCCCCTACTCGCTCACGGTGGCGCTGTTCGGCGGCACGGCACCGTACGTGGGCACGCTCTTCAAGGACCTGGGCCATTCCGGGCTCTTCCCCTGGTACGTCGCCGTGCTGTGCCTGCTGTCCTCGCTGGTGTACCTGAGGCTGCCGGAGACGGCGCACAAGGAACTGGAGCGCTGA
- the pcaDC gene encoding bifunctional 3-oxoadipate enol-lactonase/4-carboxymuconolactone decarboxylase PcaDC, which translates to MTTLLNHLSEGPASAPPLLLGPSLGTSYALWDAVAPELSIGHRVIRWDLPGHGGSAADLIGPGATVGDLAELVLALADSLGVERFAYAGVSLGGAVGLHLAVHRPERVSSLAAVCSSAHFGGAKPWEERAARVREEGLARLAESADARWFTPGFTVPRLVRDHREADPGAYAACCDALAAFDLRDRLGEVSAPTLLIAGREDPATPPAHLREIADAVPDATLTEIPGASHLAPAERPEAVLTALRAHFDGGARRGMAVRREVLGDAHVDRAQGRQSPFTSRFQDFISRYAWGEIWTDETLSRRERSMVTLTALVAHGHYEELAMHVRAARRNGLTADEIGAVLLQTAVYCGVPAANSAFATAQRVLAEEADGAAG; encoded by the coding sequence TTGACGACTCTCCTCAACCATCTGTCCGAAGGCCCCGCCTCCGCTCCCCCGCTGCTGCTCGGGCCCTCGCTGGGCACCTCGTACGCGCTGTGGGACGCGGTGGCGCCCGAGTTGTCCATCGGGCACCGCGTGATCCGCTGGGACCTGCCGGGGCACGGTGGTTCGGCGGCGGACCTGATCGGCCCCGGCGCCACCGTCGGGGACCTGGCCGAACTGGTACTCGCGCTCGCCGACTCGCTCGGGGTGGAGCGGTTCGCCTACGCCGGTGTCTCGCTGGGCGGTGCGGTGGGCCTGCATCTGGCCGTGCACCGTCCGGAGCGGGTGTCGTCGCTGGCGGCCGTCTGCTCGTCGGCGCACTTCGGCGGTGCGAAACCGTGGGAGGAGCGGGCCGCCCGGGTGCGCGAGGAGGGCCTGGCCCGGCTCGCGGAGAGCGCGGACGCGCGGTGGTTCACCCCCGGGTTCACCGTGCCGCGGCTGGTGCGGGACCACCGGGAGGCCGATCCCGGCGCGTACGCCGCCTGTTGCGACGCGCTGGCCGCCTTCGACCTCCGGGACCGGCTCGGGGAGGTTTCCGCGCCGACGCTGCTGATCGCCGGTCGCGAGGACCCGGCCACACCTCCCGCGCATCTGCGGGAGATCGCCGACGCGGTGCCGGACGCGACGCTGACGGAGATCCCGGGTGCCTCGCACCTGGCGCCGGCCGAGCGGCCGGAGGCGGTGCTGACGGCGCTGCGGGCGCACTTCGACGGCGGCGCCAGGCGGGGCATGGCGGTGCGGCGCGAGGTGCTCGGCGACGCGCACGTGGACCGGGCGCAGGGGCGGCAGTCGCCGTTCACCTCCCGCTTCCAGGACTTCATCTCGCGCTACGCGTGGGGCGAGATCTGGACCGACGAGACCCTCTCGCGCCGCGAGCGCAGCATGGTCACGCTGACGGCGCTGGTCGCGCACGGCCACTACGAGGAACTGGCCATGCACGTGCGGGCGGCGCGGCGCAACGGGCTGACGGCGGACGAGATCGGCGCGGTGCTGCTCCAGACGGCGGTGTACTGCGGTGTCCCGGCCGCCAACTCGGCGTTCGCGACGGCGCAGCGGGTGCTGGCCGAGGAGGCGGACGGCGCCGCGGGGTGA
- a CDS encoding TetR/AcrR family transcriptional regulator, whose translation MTSQDADRPDTVVASRRSKLTPEREQEFFDAVLDQLRSCGYDAVTMEGIAASTRCSKSTLYRQWKTKPQFVAAALRSQRRVRFSDIDTGSLAEDLRQVARAAAHGAGKDTGLLQALGHAVMEDPELKCALREALVEPEIAALREILTRGVARGEVPPGHPALEYVPAQLFGMIRMRPVLEGRQADARYLVRFVEAVVLPALGLP comes from the coding sequence ATGACGTCGCAGGACGCGGACCGACCCGACACGGTCGTCGCCTCGCGCCGCTCCAAGCTCACGCCCGAGCGTGAGCAGGAGTTCTTCGACGCCGTGCTCGACCAGCTCCGCTCCTGCGGCTACGACGCCGTCACCATGGAGGGCATCGCCGCCAGCACCCGGTGCAGCAAGTCCACGCTCTACCGGCAGTGGAAGACCAAGCCCCAGTTCGTGGCCGCCGCCCTGCGCTCACAGCGCCGGGTGCGCTTCAGCGACATCGACACCGGGTCGCTGGCCGAGGACCTGCGCCAGGTGGCCCGCGCCGCGGCCCACGGAGCGGGCAAGGACACCGGGCTGCTCCAGGCGCTCGGCCACGCGGTCATGGAGGACCCGGAACTCAAGTGCGCGCTGCGCGAGGCGCTCGTCGAGCCGGAGATCGCCGCGCTCCGGGAGATCCTCACGCGCGGTGTGGCACGCGGCGAGGTGCCCCCCGGCCACCCGGCGCTGGAGTACGTGCCCGCACAGCTCTTCGGCATGATCCGGATGCGGCCCGTCCTCGAGGGCCGGCAGGCCGACGCCCGGTACCTCGTCCGGTTCGTGGAGGCCGTCGTGCTGCCGGCGCTCGGCCTCCCCTGA